Proteins from a single region of Neodiprion virginianus isolate iyNeoVirg1 chromosome 4, iyNeoVirg1.1, whole genome shotgun sequence:
- the LOC124302878 gene encoding trichoplein keratin filament-binding protein-like: MNFGEFSPPVCAALKPRHNPIDYPGTANVSCAHRMREPNSNCRYVKQFYELRKSTEIDPTKELEDRQLVALNRRFAFEKRTDKRVLRENIRRSVEQGMMAYEDGINKRREKLRAMILVEEAAFTKEIVDQAQHGGDSKINEMRARVEELRKKHEEEHQATVAAKRMQQYLACCLEAREKKTQKLTRDAKLCNLAQMAENEAKRKAERELDALWHCLMLKEVEAKKGREIEEARRRELTTKMVRGTLDDQIAGLRALEAEGRQVKAEQQEALRLMWENIRKEEQRNLDRENYERQRLKRELEDQLMKRQKILAERAAEEKAMDLMFKELGEAELDKEKNERSSTAERLRREMFAYLSNLEAIREEEARRNAEVDAIVEESNRNVEARRTLAIRKFKEARERSLREVMAGREAQMREKREREEREKSEKEREALLLQKELDLDAKLNELAESQKKERARHYGLQLKAQQSYVDAVRRRDKEEAQRMYQDGIKREEEYQRQTKLLLEASEHITPHAFKTLLKECAARHDAEQKGQCYCPPPPPPPPPPPPRAEIC; the protein is encoded by the exons atgaaTTTCGGTGAATTTTCTCCACCGGTTTGCGCGGCGCTGAAGCCCCGACACAACCCGATCGACTATCCGGGAACAGCGAACGTGTCTTGTGCCCACAGAATGCGCGAACCAAACTCGAACTGTCGGTACGTGAAACAGTTTTACGAACTGCGAAAGTCTACGGAGATTGACCCAACCAAGGAGCTAGAGGACAGGCAACTCGTCGCACTCAATCGTCGATTCGCCTTTGAAAAACGTACCGACAAACGCGTGCTGAGAGAGAACATTCGTCGAAGCGTTGAACAAG GAATGATGGCGTATGAGGATGGGATAAACAAACGACGAGAAAAACTTCGAGCCATGATCTTGGTCGAGGAGGCTGCCTTCACGAAGGAGATCGTCGACCAGGCTCAGCATGGCGGGGACTCCAAGATAAACGAAATGAGGGCGCGGGTAGAGGAGCTACGGAAGAAACACGAAGAGGAACACCAAGCAACCGTGGCCGCTAAACGGATGCAGCAGTATCTGGCCTGCTGCCTGGAAGCGCGCGAGAAGAAGACCCAGAAGTTGACGAGGGACGCGAAGCTCTGCAACCTGGCACAGATGGCTGAAAATGAGGCGAAACGTAAAGCGGAACGGGAGCTGGACGCGCTTTGGCACTGCCTGATGCTGAAGGAAGTGGAGGCGAAGAAGGGGAGGGAAATCGAGGAGGCCAGACGACGCGAACTGACGACAAAAATGGTGCGAGGCACGCTGGACGACCAGATAGCCGGGCTGCGAGCCCTGGAGGCTGAAGGGCGACAGGTGAAAGCGGAGCAACAGGAAGCTCTTCGACTTATGTGGGAGAACATCCGTAAAGAGGAGCAGCGCAATCTTGATAGAGAAAATTACGAACGTCAGCGGCTGAAGCGGGAGCTGGAGGATCAGCTGATGAAGAGGCAGAAGATACTGGCGGAGCGTGCGGCCGAGGAAAAGGCGATGGACTTGATGTTCAAGGAGCTCGGAGAAGCGGAACTGGACAAGGAGAAAAACGAGCGGTCATCGACGGCGGAGAGACTACGTCGGGAGATGTTCGCCTATTTGAGTAACCTCGAAGCGATCCGGGAGGAAGAGGCGAGACGAAACGCTGAGGTTGATGCCATCGTCGAGGAGTCGAACAGAAACGTCGAAGCTAGACGCACGTTGGCTATTCGAAAGTTCAAGGAAGCTCGAGAGCGAAGCTTGCGCGAAGTCATGGCTGGGCGTGAGGCCCAGATGAGGGAGAAGCGGGAGCGTGAAGAGCGCGAGAAGAGCGAGAAGGAGCGGGAAGCTCTGCTTTTGCAGAAGGAGCTTGATCTCGACGCTAAGCTCAACGAGCTCGCCGAATCCCAGAAGAAGGAAAGGGCCAGGCATTACGGACTACAGCTCAAGGCCCAGCAGAGCTACGTCGATGCCGTTCGACGTCGGGATAAAGAGGAGGCTCAACGCATGTACCAGGATGGTATCAAGAGGGAAGAGGAGTACCAAAGGCAGACCAAACTCCTTCTCGAGGCCTCGGAACACATCACTCCTCACGCGTTCAAGACGCTGCTCAAGGAGTGCGCGGCTCGTCACGATGCCGAACAGAAGGGACAGTGCTACTGccctccaccaccaccaccaccaccaccaccaccaccacgcGCTGAAATCTGCTGA